In Mustela lutreola isolate mMusLut2 chromosome 1, mMusLut2.pri, whole genome shotgun sequence, one genomic interval encodes:
- the SLC26A1 gene encoding sulfate anion transporter 1 gives MEVSAEGAPQGTGPVLVRRRSPRSLGLREMLKARLWRSCTCSTQRAWTLVQDLLPATRWLRQYHPREALVGDVMSGLVIGIILVPQAIAYSLLAGLQPIYSLYTSFFANLIYFLMGTSHHVSVGIFSLLCLMVGQVVDRELLLAGFGPAQEGPGPGDNSSTINTSAAVAGLRPQDCDQDCYAIRVATALTLVAGIYQVLLGMLRLGFVSAYLSQPLLDGFAMGASVTILTSQMKHLLGVRIPRHQGLGMVVSTWLSLVRGAGQANLCDVVTSATCLAVLLAGKELSERCQRRLKVPLPTELVVIVVATMVSHFGQLHERFGSSVAGDIPTGFVAPRVPDPGLMWRVVLDAVPLALVGSAFSISLAEMFARSHGYSVRANQELLAVGCCNVLPAFFHCYVTSAALSKTLVKTATGCRTQLSSVVSAAVVLLVLLALAPLFRDLQRCVLACVIVVSLRGALRKVRDVPQLWRLSPADALVWVATAATCALVSVEVGLLAGILLSLLSLAGRTQRPRAALLAQIGDSGFYEDAAEFEGLVPEPGVRIFRFAGPLYYANKDFFLRSLSSLTGLDAGRAATRKKERGLEARVSEGDPVEGMDLGPETSTAALVSTAAGFHAVVIDCAPLLFLDAAGVATLRDLRRDYAALGVMLLLACCSPLVRDTLRRGGFLGEDQGDLTEDGQLFHSVHSAVQRARARHRVPAATDSAL, from the exons ATGGAAGTGTCTGCGGAGGGCGCGCCGCAGGGCACGGGGCCAGTGCTGGTGCGCCGGCGGTCCCCAAGGTCCCTGGGCCTGCGTGAGATGCTCAAAGCCAGGCTGTGGCGCAGCTGCACGTGCAGCACGCAGAGGGCCTGGACGCTGGTGCAGGACCTGCTCCCCGCCACCCGCTGGCTGCGCCAGTACCACCCGCGGGAGGCCCTGGTGGGTGATGTTATGTCCGGGCTGGTCATTGGCATCATCCTGGTGCCCCAGGCCATCGCCTACTCGCTGTTGGCAGGGCTGCAGCCCATCTACAGCCTGTACACGTCCTTCTTCGCGAACCTCATCTATTTCCTCATGGGCACCTCGCACCACGTCTCCGTGGGCATCTTCAGCTTGCTCTGCCTCATGGTGGGCCAGGTGGTGGACCGCGAGCTCCTGCTGGCTGGCTTCGGGCCTGCCCAGGAGGGGCCCGGGCCTGGGGACAACAGCAGCACCATCAACACCTCGGCTGCTGTGGCGGGACTCAGGCCGCAGGACTGTGACCAGGACTGCTACGCCATCCGCGTTGCCACTGCCCTTACGCTGGTGGCTGGCATCTACCAG GTACTCCTGGGCATGCTCCGGCTAGGCTTCGTGTCCGCCTACCTGTCTCAGCCGCTGCTTGATGGCTTTGCCATGGGGGCCTCGGTGACGATCCTGACCTCCCAGATGAAGCACCTGCTAGGCGTGCGGATCCCACGACACCAAGGGCTGGGCATGGTGGTCAGCACGTGGCTGAGCCTGGTACGCGGCGCTGGGCAGGCCAACCTGTGCGACGTGGTCACCAGTGCCACGTGCTTAGCCGTGCTGCTGGCTGGCAAGGAGCTCTCTGAGCGCTGCCAGCGCCGCCTGAAGGTGCCCCTGCCCACGGAGCTAGTGGTCATCGTGGTGGCCACGATGGTGTCCCATTTTGGGCAGCTCCATGAACGCTTCGGCTCCAGCGTGGCTGGTGATATCCCTACGGGCTTTGTGGCCCCACGGGTGCCAGACCCGGGGCTGATGTGGCGCGTAGTGCTGGACGCAGTGCCACTGGCCCTTGTGGGCTCCgccttctccatctctctggcGGAGATGTTTGCCCGGAGCCATGGCTACTCCGTGAGGGCCAACCAGGAGCTCCTGGCCGTGGGCTGCTGCAACGTGCTGCCAGCCTTCTTTCACTGCTACGTCACCAGCGCCGCACTGTCTAAGACCCTGGTGAAGACGGCCACTGGCTGCCGCACACAGCTGTCCAGCGTGGTCAGTGCCGCTGTGgtgctgctggtgctgctggcGCTGGCGCCACTCTTCCGGGACCTGCAGCGGTGCGTGCTGGCCTGTGTCATCGTCGTCAGCCTGCGTGGCGCCTTGCGCAAGGTCAGGGACGTCCCGCAGCTGTGGCGGCTCAGCCCGGCTGACGCGCTGGTCTGGGTGGCCACCGCGGCCACCTGTGCGCTGGTCAGCGTCGAAGTGGGGCTGCTGGCCGGCATCCTCCTGTCCCTGCTCAGCCTGGCTGGCCGTACCCAGCGCCCGCGCGCCGCCCTGCTCGCTCAGATTGGGGACTCTGGCTTCTATGAGGACGCGGCGGAGTTCGAGGGCCTGGTCCCCGAGCCTGGGGTGAGGATATTCCGCTTTGCAGGGCCGCTCTACTACGCTAACAAGGATTTCTTTCTTCGGTCCCTCTCCAGCCTCACGGGGCTAGACGCGGGGCGTGCGGCCACCAGGAAGAAGGAGCGGGGCCTGGAGGCCAGGGTCAGTGAGGGAGACCCTGTCGAGGGCATGGACCTGGGCCCAGAGACCAGCACGGCGGCCCTGGTATCCACGGCAGCTGGATTCCACGCTGTGGTCATCGACTGTGCACCCCTGCTCTTCCTGGATGCAGCCGGTGTGGCCACGCTACGGGACCTGCGCCGAGACTATGCAGCCCTGGGCGTCATGCTGCTCCTAGCCTGCTGCAGCCCCTTGGTGCGGGACACCCTGAGGAGAGGCGGCTTCCTTGGGGAGGACCAGGGTGACCTGACTGAGGACGGGCAGCTCTTCCACAGCGTGCATAGTGCCGTGCAGAGGGCCCGAGCCCGCCACAGGGTGCCAGCAGCCACGGACTCCGCCCTCTAG